atgataatatatcttaaaaattgGGAATTGGGAACATCAAGAGACGGAGACCCCACTGGAACCAGATATAGACGCCACTTCAGTGGTGGGCCCTCCAACTGAGTTTAATGGATAGTACCGTTTCGAAATGTGTCTAGTGCATAGTGCATGAagataaatcttattttttaggaaaataagaATTGATGACCTGTCTTGATGACGGGGCTAATTCCAACAAACCACACCACACAAGACAACGGACACGTCACGCCAAGGAGCGTACCAGGAACCGAGCAACGGGCCATCATTCCTTCAAAAGCGAGCAGGGGAAATCTTCAAGACGACTCACTCCAATCAACACTCCCTTCCACTCACCCCCTGTTTGTTTCCCGAGATATTTCTCTATTTCTCAGATCTTGATCTCTCTACACAATGGGAAACAGTTGCGTGAAGCTCAAGAAATCCACGGCGGAGATCGCGCCCTGCGAATTCGTTAAAGACTCACCACCTGTCGTCATACTCTACGGATCTCCAGCGGTTCCTCTCACCTCCTACATCCGGTTCGCCCTGCACCACAAATGCGTGTCCGTCCGAATGGTGTCGGCCGAGACGCCGATTCTCGGGCCCGATACGCTGGTTCTGCAGTGCGGCTCCGACACCGTTTCGGGATCGAGGGAGACGCTGATGCGGTACATAGAGTCGAGGTTCCCTCGGCCCCCGCTGGTGATGAGCCGCGGCGGTGACTGCGATGAAACGACGCCGTTGATAGTGACGGCGACGAGGCTGCAGCACCGGAGCATGACGTGGCACATTGAGAGGATGGTGAGGTGGGCGGAGGATCTGGCGGCACGTGGTGGGAGAGGAGCAGTTGACCCGACAGTGGGGAGTCCGCGGATGGAGGTGAAGAAGTTTGGGAGGAGTTATGGTCATCTACTGGAGCTGATGCTGGAGCACGCTCAGATGGAGGAGAGGATCGTCTTCCCCATCTTAGAGAGGGCTGATCGAGGTAACGAAATGCTTCTTCTTCCACCGTATTGTAATTTAGAAAATAGCAGAAAAAATCCGAAATTTCCAgtttattactattttaaaattatggttatatataaacttataatatatattttgctttatttttaataacgtttaaaattataattggaATGATATTATAGAGAAGCATAATGTCTACTTAAATTTCATGTAATAATTCCAAAAACACTTTATATAACAGGAACAGCAACTACTATCTTGTCACCGCAAAAAGTAAGGTTGGCGATGGACTCTTGTTAGAGAAAGAGTAGTCAACAAGTTAtcataattagttaattaaaaaaatattgtttttattacaaaatattgTGTAGGAGCGTTTCTAGTATTACAATTTTTGTAGCATGGAAAATGACAGCATGGCTTTTGAAAAGTAGGGTGTAAGTTATCTGCCGTGAAGATGGAAAATGATCTCAAATGTTCAATTAATTGAAAAAGTCTAGTTttctctccaaaaaaaaaaaaaatgaaagagcattttttgctttaaaaatcTGATTAAGAGAATGTTGAGGATGTGAAACATGAAACAGGATTATCCAAAGCTGCAAATGATGATCATGCAAGGGACCTACCCATCATGAATGGCATCAAAGAAGACATCAAATCCATTGTGGTTTTGGACTCGGGCACCCCTGCATACCAAGAGGCCCTCTCCAATCTTTTCACTCGCCTCAAATCATTACAGGTTAGACCCACCACAACTGATTTTGGATAAGAATATTCTTACTCTCCTTTCATGACTTGTGAAGTGTGAATGTTATTAAGTCAGCCTTCCCTATCCACTTAGCTAGTAAGGTTAAATATGCACACACAACTTGGAAGCTTAGAATGCACAAGTAAGACAACATTTAGGAAATGAATTTTTGTATTGCACAAGACACGTgattatttgatgatttttgtaAGAGATTCTAATCTTGTGTGGGCAGGAGCACTGCAAGGAGCACTTCGATGGGGAGGAGAGGGATCTACTGCCGCTGATGGAGGCGGCAGAGCTGAGCAAGCAACAACACGAGAGGCTGTTGGAGCAGTGCTGGGATGCAATGCAGGGGACACACTCCCACCTATTTCGCTTCTTCATTGAGGGCCTCCCCCCTCATGATGCAATGAGCTACTTGGGCTTGATCATCAAGTGCAATGACAAAGATCGGGCGGCTACCATGCTCTGCCCCATCATGGAGTGAGATCTGGCCTTAGCTTCTAATGACCACTTGGCTTGTAAGTTTTTGCTGGGAATGAAGTACAAATGATATCATGTGGCTAATGTCTTCATGTGAAGGAATATTTTGAAGTGCGAGGACTTGGGGTGGCCTAAATCGTGGGACTCCAAGTCAGGTTACATGGTGGCATGGTTGAAAGAAGGATTCTGGTAAGAATATGTAAAAATGTGAAATGTCATGTAGTATAAAGTCAATGTCCTTTATATTTCATCTTCctttaattttgaaatcaaatctATGGTAATCAAGAAGTATTATCACCAACACAAATCGCAAGAATTTGTAAAGAAAGTTCATAATCATTAATCCTATGAAAAATTGTCAGTATGTTAATGTAAATTCTTCTAGAAGTTCTAGGCCACTTTTCTCCCTTCAAAACTCACCCAAAGATCCTTCTCTTAATCTTCAAACGAGGTTAATTCATATAGGTCTCAGACAAGCCAAAccacaaaaggaaaagaatacaCTGAaaatcactttatttttttactttatttatattatatttaaatcttatttcaattttatttttgactttatttatattttcatttaaatggcaatataacaataataattaaattaaaaaaaatgggaaatcaaaggaaatttAATGCAAATGCAATGAAATGGATTTTGGAATTATAatcaaaaccaaatgaaaataaaatcataatgaaATCgaaaatgcatgaaatgaaataaaatatgggATAGCAAGTGAAAGGAGTGGGCATGACAGATGTCAAATGGTAGCAGGGCCAGAGTACTTGATGGGttaataggaaagaaaaagaaaagaaatgattacAAAGGAAGCAGCTTCTTGAAGAGAATAAGAATATTGTTCGGTGAGACTTGAGAGAAAGGAAGCAAAAGGGGAGGAGGGGAGGATTTCTTTTAGAGTGGGTTGAAATTCTTTCTTACAAGGGAAGCGTCATCTGAGAGAGTTCCTTTtagggtgaaagaaaaaaaaagggtgggaAAGGTTCCTTAGTTTTATGACTTCCTTTTTTTCAGCACAAAAGATGAAAGGGGCTGGCAAGAGGTTGAGAAATGGcgaaggaaaaaggaaagaaatgagaagGTAGAGATAATAAAGGAGGAGAGAAGAACTGAACTGTCAGGTTGTTTTCACGGAGTCGTCAGATGGACAACCCATAACCCACTTTTAATCCTACAAACACCACCTTCCTTCAACCCATAAATAAAGGATTTGATAATTGAAggttgaatttaaaattaattttttaaaatatagtacattaaaaaatatttccaaatctatgatattttttgtcactctgaaaggtgtttcttgaaaATACATCTTTCATACTTTTTATATCAATGATACatgttcaaaaaaattgaattcacattaaaaatatctcttttcataatttttatattaataacacatattaacaaaatttgaatttacattaaaagtgtttcttcaaaagacaccgTTTACAATTCtacaaaatctaatttatattaaaaatgtcttttaaagagacacttttcacaatttttatatcaattacataataaaaaaattgaatttatattaaagatatCTCCTTAAGAGACACTTTTtacaatttcacaaaattaaatttatattaaaggtgtctctctTCAACAATTTTTGTATCAATCATCCATTGAAATAactgaatttatattaaaagtattttttcaaaagacatcttccacaattcaataaaattaaatttatattgaaaagttTTCCTTtaagagacacttttagtataaatttaattttttcaataggtgactaatataaaaattgtgaaaaatgttttttcaaaagacatatttagtataaattcaattttgtggaattgtggagACGCTTTcaatgtaaattaaatttttttttactgtgtgactgatatgaaaattgtggaagatgtttctttaagagacacctttaatataaatttgattttatggtattgtggaaatgatatttatttagtataaattcaatttttttaacgtgtataactaataaaaaaaatatatgaaaaagtgtctcttgaagagacacctttagtgtaaattcaatttttttttaacatgtatcgttgatatgaaaaatatgcaatgtgtctcttcaagaaacacattttaaagtgaCAAAAAATACCGCAATTTATCAATAGTTTTATAACTATCatattttaagagtttttttttaagtaccattttttaagaattatttttaaaatagttatacaaattaaaaaaaaaaaagccccaTAAATAAACATCGTCAACCCCACCACCACAACCTTCTACTTCACTTCACCATACACCACCTTCATAATAAACATTCTTCAAACCCCAACCACTATCTCCACCTCCCTTCAATTCCATCATCATCTCTAAACACCATTCTCACAAATACCATCACCAACTTCCATAACCACCACCATCATTTTGCCACCACCATCAACTTTACTTCAGTATACCGAGTTTAAGTCCAAAATAATccattgatagaaaaaaaaatggtaaaaatagtatccatctcaaaatatttgtcaaagtaaTCTTTTGTATCCACGTAAGCATCCACGTGgattttttttagtgtaaaaaACCACTGTTGGTGACTGTAGTTTTAAAAGTTTCAGAAATATTcttaaaaccacagtcatagactggttttacaattttccttaGAACCACaattagtaactgtggtttcaaaattatttttaatccatccCCGTTTTAATGGTattgtgattttaatattatttttaaaatattttttatcataataaccataaaaccataGTTAATAATTGTGGTTTTAAAATATCCTAAAAACCACAATCACagactgtggttttacaattttctttaaaaccacagtctgtctttaaaaccacagttactaactgtggtttcaCAAATATCTTTAAGGAGAGCTCGTATAACCATacatcaactaaaaaaaatatgagatttcagaactttgcttttttatttttaattttagtgtaaattatggatgtaccaaaatttcttaacgatgtaccaaatttctTTAAAGTTTGTTTCAGAGTGGGGAAAATTTCTTACAATTTTCCATTgtcaatttaaaattgtttttttttacaaattatccctaataaattttttctttacgaCTGTTTTAAaattacacacacacacacacacacacacacacacacacacacacacacacacacacatatatatatatatatttatattttcatattttccatcaaattctgagaaaataattttgcctacatgcattcccataaaaatttatatatttatggtaaataaaatatttatttgttttatgaattttatcacatatgaattaaagaaaattattttttcaaattattttaaaattttaaaataactaaacatattgtttatattattttaaaattttatattttcatatgaaaattaatgccaatgattatgattttaggttattccTTATTAAGTATAATTTGAACTTATGTCTtggttaaaatgtataatttttaaattatatgaaagaaaaataggttaTGGTTGTAACAATTTGTTTAGTtagaatttatttcatttagacTTTAGGGTGCATTTGAGtcttatttgtttaaattatcaagGAAACATGTGAATAACATAACatcactaatttgaattaacattttatataaCCTTAAATGTATGAACCAAAGTATTATAGTTCTACAGACATGAAAAAAGCTCTCAATGTGTCCCACATGATGGAATCTTTCTCTTTCATTGTGAACATCTATGGTAGATGGCCATATTTGTGGTATCCATCTGTGCTATTTGAAAAGTCTCCATCTCTATAGACTATGACACGCCATCTACATGAGCTGTTGAGTTAGATGGGACTGATGGAGGTGGAACTCGATGTACACGTGGAGCTCGATGTCCTCTAGGTACCCATACATGTAATCGTGCAGCATGAGTTGTCCCTTCAAGAAAAGGTAAAGGTGCAATGGACTCTGTAATAGGTGGAGGTGCAATAAACTCTGTAATAGGTGGGGGTGCAATAAACTCTATAACAGGTGGGGGTGCATCCAATGACATAGATGGCTGGGGTGGAGATGGAGGTGAAGAAGTCTGTATAGATGTAACATAAGGGAAGAAAGATAAGTCCAATGATATAGATGGCTCAATAGGGGTAAGGGTAGATGGTATGGTAGTCTCAAGTTGAGATGAATGGGTTGGTATGGATACATCAGGGAGAGAGAGTGGTGACTCTAATGAAGTATATAGCTGAAATAGAGGAAGGGTAGACGTGACTGGTGGATGTGAGGGTTGTAACAAAGTAGATGCCAAAGGTACATGTCGCTAACTAGCTCGACCACCACCTCTCCCCCGACCTCTAATGGGTGGTACCCTAACAAGCGTAATCAATGATGGTGATCTCATGGATGGTCCTGAAGATGTGGATGGCTCTTGTGTCGAGTGTACACGATGGTCCTCTCCTATGGCACGTAAAACATCAATAGCAATTCGGTGAGTTTCCTCTAAATCATTTGAAATAGTCATCTGCGATACGACAGTGATCtgtataagaaaatgaaacataaGGAATTTGcacataatttaagtttaacattcattaaaaaatggttttgtatCTCAAATGGTCTCACCAATAACTCAATGGCAAAAGTTGTACTATGGAACCTCATATGATTTCTATGCAAAACAAGTGCGATCAGGCGTCGCGTGATACGTCGATACCACTGCATATATGGATCATAAAAATCCATGCTAGTAATAGCAAGTGGTGTTGTCGCAATACACTCAGAACGAGTAACCCAAAGAGAAATATACTGAGCATGGAATGTCACCCAATCATACTAATGTCGTCCTCACCTATCCACTAAATGTAGCTCCATATCTATCAAACAAGGTGAAGGTATCCCTTATTGCATACAAAACTGGCGTAAAACTCGCTCTGGTCTATGCCACTCGATAATATCAAAGCAAATTAGAGGTGACATAGATCGCCAAATTTCTTCATCAGTCTGACATATAGCCAAAAGATATGCAATCAACTCTATTGTATATGGTTCCCATAATacttgtaatttaaaaaaaaataattagtgaCATTGGTGGAAAATGTTGCAAAGGTAATCTTACGCATCAACACTTTACCTGATCATGTATTTGGGCATCTAATTGATCTCGATACAATGTCAACACATGTGGTGATGGGTTATGAGACCAAGACATAGGTACTCTCCACCTGTGGCCCAATGGATTGATTGGGAGTGCCTCATCTGGCAATagatgatcatgtaaaccatCAACTACATCATCATGTACAGGTGGGACTACTATAGGCACCGAAGAACAACTAAAATTAGGTCGACCCACATGAAGTCTCTCCCATGACCATAACTACAAAATTAGATAGAATTATCAAAATTGAACAACTTACAACAATAATGTGAGTCAATTAATTAGAATAGATAGTTATGTCGAAATACTTGTAATAGTGTGATAGGTCCAAAAATCTCTATGGCACTATCCAAACTCCCACGACATAGCTCTCTATATAGGTATGCCAACACTACATTGCCCCAACTCTAGTGAGAAATCTCAGTGAAGTCTCTTAACTGTGCAAGGTAACATAATTGTACATGTGTGCCAGTCTTGTCTGCGAACAATGCTCCATCCAATAGTGCTAATATGAAAGCACGAGCCTAACGCTGTAAAATAATATCATCGACCCCTGCTGGTGGATATGAGAACTGCTCACTCAACCACCATGCTGATATAGTTGACCCTCTAATATGAGATGGAGGTGGGACCATACCTAAAAGCTCTTAACATAGTAGCGACCAATCTATGTTACATGTGCCAGTGATGAGAGGCCCATGAATACGTAATCCTAGAATCACGGCTACATCATGTAAAGTAACAATCATCTCTCCAATAGGTAAATGAAATGTGTGTCTCAAGTTGTCATCGCTCAACAAGACTTGTGATCAATGGCCAATCTAGTGAAATGTGTCCGACACGATATGCACCATAAAAACTAGACTGCATCACTTATCACCGAATACGAGGGTCCATCTCCCACTCTCGCATGAATGTCCATAAACGTTGTCGACATGTCAATACCTGATTAAGCTACAGAAGATACCATTTCGATTAAATAAGAACTTAATTAAGGTTTatgattatgtttttatatacatttatatttatatatacacatataccTGACCAAAATCCACTAATTGAGACCTATGTCTGTCCTGTAGCACTAAAATAGAGTGATCTAATGGATCTAGATCAAATCTGGCCTCTCTATGCTTCATTACTATATTGTCATAATAAACtaatgttaatattataatttaaacaatttcGACAAAGTCTCCCCTATaaatagggtattctccaaaatacaaagaacctaattaatcaaaatatctatttgcaaccaatatcaatatccaagtacaataatgaaaaaaaaagtcataaactaattgtgaaaccaaggtttggttaatttcagttttgatgataacaaaacaagttttagaactaataattatatttcaagtgtgattaggctagacgatttccaaagtggcaatcacaaagacaaatcaagtcaagaagaaatcatgaagaagaagaccacctcaaagagaagtgttttacaagacccaagcttcataagatctctttgtaaggttgttggtgcactaggattttcatgcattacattctttacttatgcaccaaaatcatccaagagttattttgttttaaatattttaaaaaattggatgatttcatgttttcaagtaaaaccttgtgtcaaatgtttttcaaacttgtttaaaaagttttaagttgaaaaagttggttgttgagccaaaaacgacTTAATCGGTTGAACAGGATGAGGAATCGGTCAACCCCTATCTCAACCGATGTAGGTCTGGGTCAACCCACAACTCAACTGGTCGAGGTCCGAGTTGACCCCCAGCTCAATTGGTCGAGGTCCGGGTTGACCCCTAACTCAACCGGTCAAGATTCgagtcgacccccagctcaatcggtcgagggtgcaaaaaactctctttcttcctgaacggttgttcaaccaatcaaggttgaacctcaactggTTGGGGTCCAGTCGAGGTTCgattgaggtccggtcgaggtccaacgGTTACCagccaaacattaaatgctaacggctagtcaaccggtcgactcATAACTCGActggtcgaacccccaacggatAGTTtagctttttttcttctataaaaaggctccaatctttattgtttcatgagcttaaccttcccaaacctttcttgaatatatttgagccttggaagagtgtttttgagtgcaccattattttaaaacttgcatatctttaatGCACCTtgcaatcctagttttcttgtatcatttgagcttaaagtttttgtactaggtTTTGTGGgatcaattatttgtatatcttcgAGAGgaagattctcaagtgtggggtatcacttgagtggttgttcaagagtgggatatctcttgagaagtgtaaagggtgcttggagccaaaagtccaagaaggtggattggaaccataatccaattgtattgcttaaaggcttggtttggaagccttgaattagtggaacctcaagcttgggattgaagctagaggagagtggatgtaggtcgggttgcgtcgaaccactataaaatcttatgtttgcattctcttttccctactcttttaatttatatgcaattatctttatattgtttattatatacttgtatataattgtctcttacattcatatCGTTctaatttgcaaaaagagactatcgccctattcacccccttccccctctagggtgattactataagttggattagcctaatttttctaacaattggtatcagagtaaggcctcttgtttaagacttaactGTCTAAGAGGTAATGGCTAATCCATCTagctcatctcacattgaaagtttttcaaccaccTGACctccattctttacgggaaccgattatccatattggaaaactaaaatgacttgatTTTTACAATCTACTAATCTTGATTTAtgagatgtcattgaagatggtccccacattccttcaaaattagaaaatggagtgatggttccaaaacctaagcaagaatgggatgaacttgatagaaagaaagtttaattaaatgtcaaagccatttttatcttacattgtgctattcatataaatgaatttaatcgtGTTTGGCAATGTaagtcggctaaagaaatttggagactaTTAGAAATCACTCATGAGGGAACCAACCAAGTTAAAGAGTTTAGAATCAACATCCTTgtgcatgattatgaattattttctataaaggattttgaaattATTGTAGAAATTTTTTCTAGGTTCATGGTGATGGTGAATGAACTTGAAAGCTTGGGAAAAACCAATACCAAAGTAGAAaaagtcatgaagatcttaaggtctctaccaaagaaatgggaaacaaaagtgaCGGCTATTCAAGAAGCAAAGGATCTCACCAAACTCTCACTTGAAGAATTCATTGGGTCACTCATGACTTATGAGATAAATTTGaacaatcatcaaagagttgaagaaaataagaaatgtatAGCTTTTATGGcttcaaaaaatgatgatgaagaggaagagagtgaaagtgaaagtgatgaagactcCATGGAAGAAGAATGCACAAATGAGGATGccaacatgtgcttcatggcttTGGAGGAACATGAAGATGAGGTAAATTCCAACTTTGATTATAATGAGTTTCAAGATGTacttcaagaattatattttgatcttgaaaaacttgggtTCAAAAATGTCTCTCTcaagaaaaagatttcttgtcttcaaaatg
This DNA window, taken from Vitis riparia cultivar Riparia Gloire de Montpellier isolate 1030 chromosome 13, EGFV_Vit.rip_1.0, whole genome shotgun sequence, encodes the following:
- the LOC117927848 gene encoding uncharacterized protein LOC117927848 → MGNSCVKLKKSTAEIAPCEFVKDSPPVVILYGSPAVPLTSYIRFALHHKCVSVRMVSAETPILGPDTLVLQCGSDTVSGSRETLMRYIESRFPRPPLVMSRGGDCDETTPLIVTATRLQHRSMTWHIERMVRWAEDLAARGGRGAVDPTVGSPRMEVKKFGRSYGHLLELMLEHAQMEERIVFPILERADRGLSKAANDDHARDLPIMNGIKEDIKSIVVLDSGTPAYQEALSNLFTRLKSLQEHCKEHFDGEERDLLPLMEAAELSKQQHERLLEQCWDAMQGTHSHLFRFFIEGLPPHDAMSYLGLIIKCNDKDRAATMLCPIME